One genomic region from Cetobacterium sp. 8H encodes:
- a CDS encoding HAMP domain-containing sensor histidine kinase, producing MSLKQINFPIKLNFFKKLFLLTIGVVFLTIIIGFSFNLIFFDKFYIYRKKNNITNVRNQIVKNMDNKEKLNYYIQFAQDSYGVRIDLTSIQNNRMHMMSSKKIYNSLKINESVFKVREMDGSSGVMFLRYYEKLPNGYLLSIRSSLAVLAEHVHDMFIFNIFTALISLLISSILVSIFSRKVTKNITHLKTNAQKIAKLEYPENIIIKSGDEIEELSYSLNDMSQELSIAIENLKSFVSNASHELKTPISVLCLYSQALARDSVDEKNKKEYYKIMLEKSLEMRSLTESLLTLSKINSPDYKLKSEEINLETLILSSIEQYDYLEFEKNIDIKLTLSKTTIKGDYNLFKITVNNLIQNMLKYSPDNNNVQITLNDFSISFENVILYKLKGSVEDLFQPFYRDCSSSNEKIEGSGLGLSLVKKILELHKLDYNLTIDNNVFKFTINLKEKTD from the coding sequence ATGTCTTTAAAACAGATTAATTTTCCAATAAAACTAAATTTCTTTAAAAAACTATTCCTATTAACAATAGGGGTAGTTTTTTTAACTATTATTATTGGATTTTCTTTTAACTTGATATTTTTTGATAAATTTTATATTTATAGGAAAAAAAATAATATTACAAATGTTAGAAATCAAATTGTAAAAAATATGGATAATAAAGAAAAATTAAATTATTATATTCAATTTGCTCAAGATAGCTACGGAGTAAGGATAGATTTAACATCTATACAAAATAATCGAATGCATATGATGAGTTCAAAAAAGATATATAACTCTTTAAAAATTAATGAATCTGTTTTTAAAGTGAGAGAGATGGATGGATCTTCTGGCGTAATGTTCTTAAGGTACTATGAGAAGCTTCCTAATGGTTATCTTCTAAGTATAAGAAGCTCTCTAGCAGTTTTAGCGGAACATGTTCACGATATGTTTATTTTTAATATTTTTACAGCACTTATCTCTCTTTTAATAAGTAGCATTTTGGTATCTATATTTTCTAGAAAAGTCACAAAAAATATTACACATCTAAAAACTAATGCTCAAAAAATTGCTAAACTTGAATATCCTGAAAACATTATAATTAAAAGTGGAGACGAAATAGAAGAGTTAAGTTATAGTTTAAACGACATGTCACAAGAGCTTTCTATTGCTATTGAAAATTTGAAATCCTTTGTCTCTAATGCTTCTCATGAACTAAAAACTCCAATATCCGTTCTTTGTCTTTATTCACAAGCACTTGCTAGGGATAGCGTTGACGAAAAGAATAAAAAAGAATATTATAAAATAATGCTTGAAAAGTCTCTTGAAATGAGATCTTTAACTGAAAGTTTATTAACTTTATCTAAAATAAATTCACCTGATTATAAATTAAAATCTGAAGAGATTAATTTAGAAACTTTGATTTTATCGTCTATTGAGCAATATGATTATTTAGAATTTGAAAAAAACATTGATATAAAACTAACTCTTTCTAAAACTACTATAAAAGGTGACTATAATCTTTTTAAAATTACTGTTAATAACCTCATACAAAATATGCTAAAGTATTCTCCAGACAACAACAACGTTCAAATCACTTTAAATGATTTTTCTATATCTTTTGAAAACGTAATTCTATATAAATTAAAAGGCAGTGTTGAAGATCTTTTTCAACCTTTTTATAGAGATTGTAGCTCTTCAAATGAAAAAATTGAAGGTAGTGGCTTAGGACTATCCTTAGTCAAAAAGATTTTAGAATTACATAAATTAGATTATAATTTAACTATAGACAACAATGTTTTTAAATTTACGATTAATTTAAAAGAAAAGACTGATTAG
- the atpG gene encoding ATP synthase F1 subunit gamma, with translation MAGTREIKNRIKSVQSTHQITKAMEIVSTTKFKKFSTIVAQSRPYSESIANILQNIAAGVKSEKHPLFDGREDVKKVGIIVMCSDRGLAGSFNSNTLKALERLKNENSGKQVSVIAVGRKAREYCAKRDYDVKAEYTQLIPETMFDKAKEISENIVEYYYNNIFDEVYVIYNKFVSALVSDLTVRKLIPIERAEGSENKAYIFEPSPEEILSSLLPKYLNIELYKALLDNTASEHSARKNAMKSATDNAEDMIKGLTLEYNRRRQASITQEISEIVGGAAALN, from the coding sequence ATGGCTGGAACTAGAGAAATAAAAAATAGAATTAAAAGTGTTCAGTCTACTCACCAAATTACAAAGGCCATGGAAATAGTTTCTACAACTAAATTCAAGAAATTTTCTACGATAGTAGCTCAATCTAGACCGTATTCAGAAAGTATAGCAAATATTTTACAAAATATAGCTGCAGGTGTTAAAAGTGAAAAACACCCACTTTTTGATGGTAGAGAAGATGTAAAAAAAGTTGGAATTATTGTTATGTGTTCAGATAGAGGACTAGCAGGAAGTTTTAACAGTAATACATTAAAAGCACTAGAAAGATTAAAAAATGAAAATAGTGGGAAACAGGTCTCTGTAATTGCAGTTGGAAGAAAAGCAAGAGAATACTGTGCTAAGAGAGATTACGATGTTAAAGCTGAATATACTCAACTTATACCAGAAACAATGTTTGATAAAGCTAAAGAAATTAGTGAAAATATTGTTGAATATTACTACAACAACATATTTGATGAAGTTTATGTAATATATAATAAGTTCGTATCAGCATTAGTAAGTGATCTTACAGTAAGAAAATTAATTCCTATTGAAAGAGCTGAGGGAAGCGAGAACAAAGCTTATATATTTGAGCCAAGTCCAGAAGAGATATTATCATCTCTTTTACCTAAGTATCTGAATATAGAATTATATAAAGCTTTACTTGATAACACTGCAAGTGAGCATTCTGCAAGAAAAAATGCAATGAAAAGTGCAACGGATAACGCTGAAGATATGATTAAAGGATTAACTTTAGAGTACAATAGAAGAAGACAAGCTTCAATAACTCAAGAAATATCAGAGATTGTTGGTGGAGCAGCAGCGTTAAATTAA
- the atpD gene encoding F0F1 ATP synthase subunit beta: MENKGTLTQIIGPVVDVVFNDKLPDIYNALKVKCEDGKELVLEVQQHLGNNVVRTVAMDATEGLQRGMEVIDTGAAITVPVGKAVLGRILNVLGEPVDEAGPVTTEEHLPIHREAPNFDEQGTEVEIFETGIKVIDLLAPYIKGGKIGLFGGAGVGKTVLIMELINNIAKGHGGLSVFAGVGERTREGRDLYDEMRESGVIDKTSLVYGQMNEPPGARLRVALTGLTVAENFRDKEGQDVLLFIDNIFRFTQAGAEVSALLGRIPSAVGYQPTLASEMGKLQERITSTKSGSITSVQAVYVPADDLTDPAPATTFAHLDATTVLSRRIASLGIYPAVDPLDSTSKALDPAIVGNEHYNVARQVQEILQRYKELQDIIAILGMDELSDEDKQTVSRARKIERFFSQPFAVAEQFTGMEGKYVPVKETIRAFKEIIDGKHDALPEQAFLYVGTIEEAIAKGRDLMKGAE, encoded by the coding sequence GTGGAAAACAAAGGAACCCTTACACAAATAATAGGTCCTGTTGTAGACGTAGTATTTAATGATAAATTGCCAGATATTTACAACGCTTTAAAAGTTAAATGCGAAGATGGAAAAGAGTTAGTTCTTGAAGTTCAGCAACACTTAGGAAATAACGTTGTAAGAACAGTAGCAATGGATGCTACTGAAGGTCTACAAAGAGGAATGGAAGTAATAGATACAGGAGCTGCTATAACAGTTCCAGTAGGAAAAGCAGTTTTAGGAAGAATTCTAAACGTGCTAGGAGAGCCAGTTGATGAAGCTGGTCCAGTAACAACAGAGGAGCATTTACCTATACATAGAGAAGCTCCAAACTTTGATGAGCAAGGAACAGAAGTAGAAATATTCGAAACTGGAATTAAGGTAATTGACCTTCTTGCACCATATATCAAAGGAGGAAAAATCGGTCTATTCGGAGGAGCTGGAGTAGGAAAAACAGTTCTTATAATGGAGCTTATCAACAACATAGCTAAAGGACACGGAGGATTATCTGTATTCGCGGGTGTTGGGGAAAGAACTAGAGAAGGAAGAGACCTTTATGATGAGATGAGAGAGTCAGGAGTTATTGACAAAACATCTCTAGTTTACGGACAAATGAATGAGCCGCCTGGAGCAAGATTAAGAGTTGCTCTTACTGGACTAACAGTAGCGGAAAACTTTAGAGATAAAGAAGGGCAAGACGTTCTTCTATTTATCGATAATATATTCAGATTTACTCAAGCTGGAGCAGAGGTTTCTGCCCTATTAGGAAGAATACCTTCAGCGGTTGGATACCAACCAACACTAGCTTCAGAAATGGGTAAATTACAAGAGAGAATTACATCGACTAAATCTGGATCAATAACATCAGTACAAGCTGTATACGTACCAGCAGACGACCTTACTGACCCAGCACCAGCGACAACATTCGCTCACTTAGATGCAACTACAGTTCTTTCAAGAAGAATAGCATCTCTAGGAATATATCCTGCAGTTGACCCACTTGATTCGACATCTAAAGCTCTAGATCCAGCTATCGTTGGAAATGAGCACTATAATGTTGCAAGACAAGTTCAAGAGATACTTCAGAGATATAAAGAACTTCAAGATATTATTGCAATCCTAGGAATGGATGAGCTTTCTGATGAAGATAAGCAAACAGTTTCTAGAGCAAGAAAGATTGAAAGATTCTTCTCTCAACCATTCGCAGTTGCTGAGCAATTTACAGGAATGGAAGGAAAATATGTTCCAGTAAAAGAGACAATTAGAGCTTTCAAAGAGATTATCGATGGTAAGCATGATGCTCTTCCAGAACAAGCATTCCTTTATGTTGGAACAATTGAGGAGGCAATAGCTAAGGGAAGAGACCTTATGAAGGGAGCTGAGTAA
- the atpA gene encoding F0F1 ATP synthase subunit alpha: MKIRPEEVSNIIKTEIENYKKSLDVKTSGSVLEVGDGIARIYGLSSAKAGELLEFPNGITGMVLNLEEDNVGAVILGDYTKIKEGDEVKATGRIASVPAGESLLGRVVNALGEPIDGKGEMKFEKYMEVERKASGIISRKPVSEPLQTGIKSIDGMVPIGRGQRELIIGDRQTGKTAVAIDAILNQKGTGVKCIYVAIGQKRSTVAQIVKRLEDAGAMEYTIVVAATASESAPLQYLAPYSGVAMGEYFMDKGEAVLIVYDDLSKHAVAYREMSLLLKRPPGREAYPGDVFYLHSRLLERAAKLSDELGGGSITALPIIETQAGDVSAYIPTNVISITDGQIFLDAQLFNSGFRPAINAGISVSRVGGSAQIKAMKQVAAKVKLELAQYTELLTFAQFGSDLDKATKAQLERGHRIMEVLKQPQYSPYPVEEQVVSFYTVINGFLDDIAISDVRRFERELLTEMRNTTTILTEIVEKKSLTKEIEAKIEEAIAAFKKNFN, translated from the coding sequence TTGAAAATCAGACCAGAAGAAGTAAGTAATATAATCAAAACTGAGATCGAGAATTACAAAAAGAGTCTTGATGTCAAAACTTCAGGTTCTGTATTAGAAGTAGGAGACGGTATTGCGAGAATCTACGGACTAAGCAGTGCAAAAGCGGGAGAGCTTTTAGAGTTTCCTAACGGAATAACAGGAATGGTTCTAAACCTAGAAGAAGACAACGTTGGAGCTGTTATACTAGGTGACTATACAAAGATTAAAGAGGGAGATGAGGTTAAAGCAACAGGAAGAATCGCATCAGTACCTGCTGGAGAATCTTTATTAGGAAGAGTTGTTAACGCTCTAGGAGAGCCGATTGACGGTAAAGGTGAAATGAAGTTTGAGAAGTACATGGAAGTTGAGAGAAAGGCTTCAGGAATCATCTCAAGAAAGCCAGTATCTGAGCCACTACAAACAGGAATCAAATCAATAGATGGAATGGTACCTATTGGTAGAGGGCAAAGAGAACTTATAATAGGAGATAGACAAACTGGTAAAACAGCAGTTGCTATCGACGCTATTTTAAATCAAAAAGGAACAGGAGTAAAATGTATCTACGTTGCGATTGGTCAAAAGAGATCAACAGTAGCGCAAATCGTTAAGAGATTAGAAGATGCAGGAGCTATGGAATATACTATAGTTGTTGCAGCAACAGCTTCTGAATCAGCTCCTTTACAATATTTAGCACCATATTCAGGAGTAGCTATGGGAGAGTACTTCATGGATAAGGGAGAGGCAGTTCTAATAGTTTATGATGATCTTTCTAAACACGCTGTTGCGTACAGAGAGATGTCTCTATTACTTAAGAGACCACCTGGAAGAGAAGCTTACCCAGGAGACGTATTCTATCTTCACTCAAGACTTCTTGAGAGAGCTGCAAAATTATCAGATGAATTAGGTGGAGGATCAATAACAGCTTTACCAATCATCGAAACTCAAGCAGGAGACGTATCAGCATATATCCCTACAAACGTTATTTCGATAACAGATGGACAGATATTCCTAGATGCTCAATTATTTAACTCAGGATTCAGACCAGCTATCAATGCCGGAATATCTGTATCAAGAGTTGGAGGATCTGCTCAAATAAAAGCTATGAAACAAGTTGCTGCTAAAGTTAAGTTAGAATTAGCTCAATATACTGAGTTATTAACATTCGCACAATTTGGATCTGATTTAGATAAAGCAACTAAAGCTCAATTAGAGAGAGGACATAGAATTATGGAAGTTTTAAAACAACCACAATATAGTCCATATCCAGTAGAAGAGCAAGTAGTTTCTTTCTATACAGTAATCAATGGATTCTTAGATGATATTGCTATCTCTGATGTTAGAAGATTTGAGAGAGAGTTACTTACTGAGATGAGAAACACAACTACAATTTTAACTGAAATTGTTGAGAAGAAAAGCTTAACAAAAGAAATTGAAGCTAAAATTGAAGAGGCTATTGCAGCATTTAAAAAGAATTTTAATTAA
- the der gene encoding ribosome biogenesis GTPase Der: MKPIVAIVGRPNVGKSTLFNKLVGDRVAIVDDQPGVTRDRLYRETEWAGKEFVLVDTGGLEPRNNDFMMTKIKQQAEVAMNEADVILFVVDGKNGLNPLDEEISYLLRKKKKPVILCVNKIDNFHAQQDDVYDFWGLGFEHLIPISGEHKVNLGDMLDLVVSLIDEHVEEYEEVDGLKLAIIGRPNAGKSSLVNRLSGEERTIVSDIAGTTRDAIDTLIEYDGNKYVLIDTAGIRRKSKVEESLEYYSVLRAIKTIKRSDVCIWMIDGSEGLTEQDKRIAGIAHDEKKPIIIVINKWDTIPDKKNDTMKKMREELYAELPFLSYAPIEFVSALTGQRTTKLLEHSEAVFAEYNKRVSTGLLNTVISEAVIMNKPPTRKGRVVKINYATQAATAPPKFVLFCNYPDLVHFSYGRYIENKLREAFGFEGTPISVIFEHKHS; this comes from the coding sequence TTGAAACCAATTGTTGCAATCGTCGGAAGACCAAATGTTGGAAAATCAACACTATTTAATAAATTGGTTGGGGATAGAGTCGCTATAGTTGACGACCAACCAGGAGTTACAAGAGATAGACTGTACAGAGAAACTGAATGGGCTGGAAAAGAGTTCGTTCTTGTAGATACAGGAGGACTAGAGCCTAGAAATAATGATTTCATGATGACTAAAATAAAGCAGCAAGCTGAGGTTGCTATGAACGAAGCTGACGTTATACTTTTTGTTGTTGATGGAAAAAATGGACTTAATCCACTAGATGAAGAGATTTCATACTTATTAAGAAAAAAGAAAAAACCTGTAATTTTATGTGTTAATAAAATTGATAACTTCCATGCTCAGCAAGATGATGTTTATGATTTCTGGGGACTTGGATTCGAGCACTTAATCCCTATTTCTGGAGAACATAAAGTAAACCTTGGAGACATGCTTGATTTAGTTGTTAGTTTAATTGATGAGCATGTTGAGGAATACGAAGAAGTTGATGGTTTAAAGCTAGCTATTATTGGAAGACCAAATGCTGGAAAATCATCTCTTGTTAATAGATTATCTGGAGAAGAAAGAACAATAGTAAGTGATATCGCAGGTACAACAAGAGACGCTATCGATACTCTTATCGAATATGATGGAAATAAATATGTTCTTATCGATACTGCTGGTATCAGAAGAAAATCTAAAGTTGAAGAAAGTTTAGAGTACTATTCAGTGCTAAGAGCTATTAAAACTATCAAAAGATCAGATGTTTGTATTTGGATGATAGATGGTAGCGAAGGGTTAACTGAGCAGGATAAAAGAATTGCTGGTATTGCACACGATGAGAAAAAACCTATCATTATCGTTATAAATAAATGGGATACTATTCCTGATAAGAAAAATGATACTATGAAAAAAATGAGAGAGGAATTATATGCTGAGTTACCATTCTTATCATATGCTCCTATTGAGTTTGTTTCAGCTTTAACTGGACAAAGAACTACAAAATTACTAGAGCACTCTGAAGCTGTATTTGCTGAATATAACAAAAGAGTTTCAACGGGATTACTAAACACTGTTATAAGTGAAGCTGTAATCATGAATAAGCCACCTACAAGAAAAGGTAGAGTTGTTAAGATCAACTATGCTACGCAGGCTGCTACAGCACCTCCGAAGTTCGTTTTATTCTGTAACTACCCTGATCTTGTTCACTTCTCTTATGGAAGATATATTGAAAATAAACTTAGAGAAGCTTTCGGATTTGAAGGAACTCCTATCAGTGTTATTTTCGAGCACAAGCATAGTTAA
- a CDS encoding YgiQ family radical SAM protein produces the protein MMFLPTTMEEVKKLGWNSLDIILISGDTYFDTSYNGTAIIGKWLLKHGYKVGVIAQPDINSDKDITRLGAPNLYWAVSAGCVDSMVANYTATKKRRKSDDFTPGGINNRRPDRATIQYTNLIRRFFKNSPVPIVLGGIEASLRRVVHYDYWSNSLRRPILFDAKADILSYGMGEKSMLALADALKSNKDWRDIRGLAYISKEAHKNYLELPTYEECLEKKENFVKAFELFYNNCDPITAKGISQKNADRYYIQNPPSESFTAEEMDDIYGLDFERDVHPFYKKDGHVKALDTIKYSVTTHRGCYGECNFCAIAVHQGRTVMSRSEDSIIKEVTHLAGLKGFKGNISDVGGPTANMYQLECSKKLNHGACSHKRCLYPETCSALKLNHSKQISLLRKLKSIDKIKKIFIASGIRYDMILDDDKFGDKYLEEIIKDHISGQMKIAPEHTEDKILSLMGKQGKSMLKEFKDRFYELNKKHDKKQFLTYYLIAAHPGCNEKDMLDLKRFASSELKISPEQVQVFTPTPSTYSTLMYYTEMNPFNNQKLFVEKDNGKKQKQKDIITQNNKTRRY, from the coding sequence ATAATGTTTCTACCTACTACAATGGAAGAGGTTAAAAAGCTTGGTTGGAATTCTCTAGATATTATTTTAATATCTGGAGACACTTACTTTGATACCTCTTATAATGGTACTGCTATTATCGGTAAATGGTTGCTAAAACATGGATATAAAGTTGGAGTGATTGCACAACCTGATATTAATTCAGATAAAGATATTACAAGACTAGGGGCTCCTAATTTATATTGGGCTGTTTCTGCTGGTTGTGTTGACTCTATGGTTGCTAACTATACTGCAACTAAAAAAAGAAGAAAAAGTGACGATTTTACTCCTGGTGGAATTAATAACAGAAGACCTGACAGAGCTACTATACAGTATACAAACTTAATTCGTCGTTTCTTTAAAAATAGCCCTGTTCCTATTGTTTTAGGTGGAATAGAGGCCAGTTTAAGAAGAGTTGTCCATTATGATTATTGGAGCAATTCTCTTAGACGTCCTATTCTTTTTGATGCTAAAGCCGATATCCTTTCATACGGAATGGGAGAAAAGTCAATGCTTGCTCTTGCTGATGCTCTTAAATCAAATAAAGATTGGAGAGATATAAGAGGGCTTGCATATATTTCTAAAGAAGCTCATAAAAACTATTTAGAGCTTCCAACTTATGAAGAATGCCTTGAAAAAAAAGAAAATTTTGTCAAAGCTTTTGAACTTTTTTATAACAACTGTGATCCTATCACAGCTAAGGGTATATCTCAAAAGAATGCTGATAGATATTATATACAAAATCCTCCTTCAGAAAGCTTTACAGCCGAGGAGATGGATGATATATACGGACTTGATTTTGAAAGAGATGTTCACCCGTTCTATAAAAAAGATGGACATGTTAAAGCTCTTGATACAATTAAATACTCTGTAACTACACATCGTGGTTGTTATGGAGAATGTAATTTTTGCGCTATTGCTGTACATCAAGGAAGAACAGTTATGTCTAGATCAGAAGATTCAATTATCAAAGAGGTTACACATTTAGCAGGTTTAAAAGGATTTAAAGGAAATATCTCCGATGTTGGAGGCCCAACTGCTAATATGTATCAACTAGAGTGCTCTAAAAAACTTAACCACGGAGCTTGTTCTCATAAAAGATGCCTTTATCCTGAGACTTGTTCAGCACTTAAATTAAACCATTCAAAACAGATTTCTCTTTTAAGAAAATTGAAATCAATTGATAAAATAAAAAAAATATTTATTGCATCTGGAATTAGATATGATATGATTTTAGATGATGATAAATTTGGTGATAAGTATCTTGAAGAAATTATAAAAGATCATATCTCAGGACAAATGAAAATTGCTCCTGAGCATACAGAGGATAAAATTCTTTCTCTTATGGGAAAACAAGGAAAGAGCATGCTAAAAGAATTTAAAGATCGTTTTTATGAGTTAAATAAAAAACATGATAAAAAACAATTTTTAACTTATTATCTTATTGCTGCTCATCCTGGGTGTAACGAAAAAGATATGTTAGATTTGAAAAGATTCGCATCCTCTGAACTTAAAATAAGTCCAGAGCAGGTACAAGTTTTTACTCCTACTCCATCAACTTATTCTACACTTATGTATTATACTGAAATGAATCCTTTCAATAATCAAAAATTATTTGTTGAAAAGGATAACGGTAAAAAGCAAAAACAAAAAGATATTATCACTCAAAACAATAAAACTAGGAGGTATTAA
- a CDS encoding F0F1 ATP synthase subunit epsilon → MANSFKLELVTPLEKILSQEVNFVMIRTTEGDMGILPNHSPFVAGLSTGEMKVRVNGQENFYYVSGGFLEISNNIVTILADEAMDVKDIDLEAARREAQIAKEKLEKLAEDIDFANVQKTLTQALTKVKIAEKML, encoded by the coding sequence ATGGCAAACTCTTTTAAGCTAGAGCTAGTAACACCTTTAGAAAAAATTCTATCACAAGAAGTTAATTTTGTAATGATTAGAACAACAGAAGGAGATATGGGAATATTACCTAATCACTCACCATTTGTTGCTGGATTATCTACAGGAGAAATGAAGGTTAGAGTTAATGGGCAAGAGAATTTTTACTATGTATCTGGAGGATTTCTTGAAATCTCTAACAATATAGTAACAATTTTAGCAGACGAAGCTATGGACGTTAAGGATATAGATCTTGAAGCTGCTAGAAGAGAAGCTCAAATCGCTAAAGAAAAACTTGAAAAATTAGCTGAGGATATAGATTTTGCAAATGTGCAAAAAACTTTAACTCAAGCATTAACAAAAGTTAAGATAGCTGAAAAAATGTTATAA
- a CDS encoding response regulator transcription factor, translating to MKKVLIVEDEISLAKVISDSLIKEGFSTVIITRGDHALDSFYTEKPDVILLDINLPGMSGWDICKQIKAISQVPIIMVTARDSEFDEIKGLELGADDYITKPFTPKLLTIKLKKIFKLENTTFFKVEGITFDFNTYKLTNPEEEYILPRREAQLLEFLLRNQNIIFSRDTLLNEVWGFEFFGDERAVDTIVKRLRKKLGPCDSYIKSVRGVGYVFKTD from the coding sequence ATGAAAAAGGTTCTTATTGTTGAAGATGAAATTTCCCTTGCTAAAGTAATTTCTGACTCTTTGATTAAAGAGGGGTTTTCAACCGTTATAATCACAAGAGGAGATCATGCTTTAGACAGTTTCTATACAGAGAAACCAGATGTTATATTATTAGATATAAATCTTCCTGGAATGAGCGGATGGGATATTTGTAAACAGATAAAAGCTATCTCACAAGTTCCAATAATAATGGTTACTGCAAGAGATAGTGAATTTGATGAAATAAAAGGACTTGAGTTAGGGGCTGATGACTATATCACCAAGCCCTTTACTCCAAAACTTCTTACCATAAAATTAAAAAAAATATTTAAATTAGAAAATACTACATTCTTTAAAGTTGAAGGTATAACCTTTGATTTCAACACATACAAGCTGACAAATCCTGAAGAAGAATATATTCTTCCCAGAAGAGAGGCTCAACTTTTAGAATTTTTATTAAGAAATCAAAATATAATTTTTTCTAGAGATACTCTTTTAAATGAGGTTTGGGGCTTTGAATTCTTTGGAGATGAAAGAGCTGTTGATACAATCGTTAAAAGATTAAGAAAAAAACTGGGTCCTTGTGACTCATATATAAAAAGTGTAAGAGGGGTTGGATATGTCTTTAAAACAGATTAA